The Halogranum gelatinilyticum genome contains a region encoding:
- a CDS encoding archaellin/type IV pilin N-terminal domain-containing protein gives MFEFIHDDEERGQVGIGTLIVFIAMVLVAAIAAGVLINTAGFLQTKSEQTGQQSSAQVTDRLEPVAKTGIVTDEKVSSVELVLQKSPGASDIDISNATLEFIGPKGVDRIALDASGTTPDSYSVLKDADGSLDGSTTGSYVLNDRSDRLTLSLDMDAFTNQNADLAPGEEATIRINTESGSTTIIRVKVPESLAGENAVEL, from the coding sequence ATGTTCGAATTCATCCACGACGACGAAGAACGCGGTCAGGTCGGTATCGGTACGCTGATCGTGTTCATCGCGATGGTCCTTGTCGCTGCGATCGCGGCAGGCGTCCTGATCAACACGGCGGGCTTCCTGCAGACGAAGTCCGAGCAGACGGGTCAACAGAGCAGTGCACAAGTGACGGACCGCCTCGAGCCGGTCGCGAAGACGGGTATCGTGACGGACGAGAAGGTCAGCAGCGTCGAACTCGTCCTCCAGAAGTCGCCGGGGGCGAGCGACATCGACATCAGTAATGCGACGCTCGAGTTCATCGGGCCGAAGGGTGTCGACCGCATCGCACTCGACGCGAGTGGCACGACCCCTGACAGCTACTCCGTCCTAAAGGACGCAGACGGCTCGCTCGACGGCAGTACGACGGGCTCGTACGTCCTGAACGACCGCAGTGACCGCCTGACGCTCTCGCTCGACATGGACGCGTTCACGAACCAGAACGCCGACCTCGCACCCGGTGAAGAGGCGACCATCCGCATCAACACCGAGAGTGGTTCGACGACCATCATCCGCGTGAAGGTCCCCGAGTCGCTCGCTGGCGAGAACGCGGTCGAGCTGTAA
- a CDS encoding NAD(P)/FAD-dependent oxidoreductase codes for MSETESVDTPEYEVVVVGGGPAGLTTALYTTRLGHDTAVVDRGGGRAAMMLDTHNVIGVTEDVSGNEFLQTAREQVADYGAEFHRDLITAVERRDDGRFQLTGNEGEFVAEQLVLATGFSDERPDPPLPRTGRGLHYCLHCDAYMFVDESVYVMGHGESAAHVAMIMLNFTDEVDLLLRGKEPEWSDETDEQLRAHPVDIVEEEISGMTKGDDGWLESFEFEDGTVREYRGGFPMYGSDYNNDLADQLGCDINDDGTVEVDDHGRTSVDGVVAVGDLVPGHNQIPVAMGQGAKAGIGIHYDLREFPKSLDDIRESGPVGQEDIPAISPSLREAAKAFSLGDD; via the coding sequence ATGTCCGAGACGGAATCCGTTGACACTCCCGAGTACGAGGTCGTCGTCGTCGGCGGCGGCCCTGCAGGGCTGACGACCGCGCTGTACACGACACGGCTGGGACACGACACGGCCGTCGTCGACCGTGGTGGCGGCCGCGCGGCGATGATGCTCGACACACACAACGTCATCGGCGTCACCGAAGACGTCTCGGGCAACGAGTTCCTCCAGACCGCCCGCGAGCAGGTCGCCGACTACGGCGCGGAGTTCCACCGAGACCTCATCACCGCGGTCGAACGCCGCGACGACGGCCGCTTCCAGCTCACGGGCAACGAGGGCGAGTTCGTCGCCGAGCAATTGGTCCTCGCCACCGGCTTCTCGGACGAACGCCCCGACCCGCCGCTGCCCCGCACGGGACGGGGACTCCACTACTGTCTTCACTGCGACGCCTACATGTTCGTCGACGAGTCGGTCTACGTGATGGGCCACGGCGAGAGTGCCGCCCACGTCGCGATGATCATGCTCAACTTCACCGACGAGGTTGACCTCCTGCTCCGCGGCAAGGAACCCGAGTGGAGCGACGAGACCGACGAACAGCTCCGCGCACATCCCGTCGACATCGTCGAGGAAGAGATTTCGGGGATGACGAAGGGCGACGACGGCTGGCTGGAGAGCTTCGAGTTCGAGGACGGCACGGTGCGAGAGTACCGCGGCGGCTTCCCGATGTACGGCTCGGACTACAACAACGACCTCGCGGACCAGCTCGGCTGTGACATCAACGACGACGGAACCGTCGAAGTCGACGACCACGGGCGCACCAGCGTCGACGGCGTCGTCGCCGTCGGCGACCTCGTCCCCGGCCACAACCAGATTCCGGTCGCGATGGGCCAGGGTGCGAAGGCCGGAATCGGCATCCACTACGACCTCCGTGAGTTCCCGAAGAGCCTCGACGACATCCGCGAGTCGGGACCGGTCGGCCAGGAAGACATCCCGGCCATCTCGCCGTCGCTCCGTGAGGCGGCCAAGGCGTTCAGCCTCGGCGACGACTGA
- a CDS encoding DUF7521 family protein: MIESLYLVSSAALIIAGLTMVGLAVRAYVQTRRRAMVHLSLGFVLVVAAAAATMISAFVNDFGSTRSLLLVNSGFTTFGYVFVVYSLVAYE, translated from the coding sequence CTGATAGAAAGCCTCTACTTGGTCTCCAGTGCCGCGCTCATCATAGCCGGGCTGACGATGGTCGGACTGGCAGTGCGGGCATACGTGCAGACGCGTCGCCGGGCGATGGTCCATCTGTCGCTCGGCTTCGTCTTGGTCGTCGCGGCGGCGGCAGCGACGATGATCAGCGCCTTCGTCAACGACTTCGGTAGTACCCGCTCGTTACTCTTGGTCAACAGCGGCTTCACCACGTTCGGATACGTCTTCGTCGTCTACAGCCTCGTCGCGTACGAGTAA
- a CDS encoding winged helix-turn-helix domain-containing protein, whose translation MGSDEIIEVLGNKYNAEILSAASEPKSAQELSDELNVPIATCYRRINELTDADLLELHDRPLSDEHRRIKVYRRKVEAVNLTFEDGLSVELEERSAVKNKLDEVWRTISDS comes from the coding sequence ATGGGTTCGGACGAGATCATCGAGGTCCTCGGGAACAAATACAACGCCGAGATTCTCAGCGCCGCATCTGAACCGAAGTCGGCACAGGAACTCAGCGACGAACTCAACGTCCCTATCGCGACCTGCTACCGCCGCATCAACGAGCTTACCGACGCGGATCTGTTGGAGCTACACGACCGACCTCTCTCGGACGAACACCGGCGTATCAAAGTCTACCGTCGGAAGGTCGAAGCCGTCAACCTCACCTTCGAAGACGGTCTCTCCGTCGAACTGGAGGAACGCTCTGCGGTCAAGAACAAACTCGACGAGGTCTGGCGGACGATCTCGGACAGCTAG
- a CDS encoding RAD55 family ATPase, with protein MPEVLKTGIEGLDSVLNGGIVKNAAVLVSGNPGTGKSIFGIQYLYKGVTEFDERGIYISFEENAEDIRQAAESVGFDKWGELVEDDDIKVYDKQVMLREGDFTSAIDKLLDDFTESKYDRLVLDSLTMFQLFFDDERENRTYLLKFTDILKQNGLTSLLINEQGAVFPETEIGLENFLTDGNIYFIQTPTDSGVNRYVWVAKMRKKNINTDIFPMEIGEGGITVHERAGGFSMMGREDSVF; from the coding sequence ATGCCAGAAGTACTCAAAACAGGAATCGAAGGACTCGACTCGGTCCTCAACGGCGGTATCGTAAAGAACGCGGCGGTACTCGTCAGCGGCAACCCCGGAACGGGAAAGAGTATCTTCGGAATCCAGTATCTCTACAAAGGGGTCACGGAGTTCGACGAGCGCGGCATCTACATCTCGTTCGAAGAGAACGCAGAGGACATCCGGCAGGCCGCGGAGTCCGTCGGCTTCGACAAGTGGGGCGAACTGGTCGAGGACGACGACATCAAGGTGTACGACAAGCAGGTGATGCTCCGCGAGGGTGATTTCACCTCGGCCATCGACAAGCTGCTCGACGACTTCACGGAGTCGAAGTACGACCGGCTCGTCCTCGACTCGCTGACGATGTTCCAGCTGTTCTTCGACGACGAGCGCGAGAACCGGACGTATCTCCTGAAATTCACCGACATCCTGAAGCAGAACGGACTCACATCGCTGCTCATCAACGAGCAGGGGGCGGTCTTCCCGGAGACCGAGATCGGCCTGGAGAACTTCCTCACGGACGGGAACATCTACTTCATCCAGACGCCGACGGATTCGGGCGTCAACCGCTATGTCTGGGTGGCGAAGATGCGCAAGAAGAACATCAACACGGACATCTTCCCCATGGAGATCGGCGAGGGGGGAATCACCGTCCACGAGCGTGCGGGTGGCTTCTCGATGATGGGTCGCGAGGATTCGGTCTTCTAG
- a CDS encoding methyl-accepting chemotaxis protein codes for MSLFDSVGQLLAATPAADDDASRPSSHQTAPPSDTTDSPTTDGPTAAGGGAGPSEFLGDELLADAVPLAVFVLDTEREVQCWNRAAEELTGTPREEVVGTREVSVAFYQDGRRAKTLADKVVEAPETADTAFGVNRSTDVGYTRYEDTSTMLDAKGEEIEIWFTATPVYRDDEFVGVVEMVQDRSDVVRKQRAVESLVSEVNATLAAIGDGDLDARASYDGEDVLEPELLAVVDQTNEMAESLQTVVTQVRQQTRQLVSEIEETATTATEIKSTAVDQHSDLGRVVDEMGTLSANMEEVAASAQQVSSAANQALQAAEDGQDSGKRAEEATTTMIETGERLVDRIGTLESHVDEIVDVVDVIADVADQTNLLALNANIEAARVGESGAGFEVVADEVKTLAEETRAHTGEIEAQVTEIQSQTETTVDAVETSNDQIHEASTQISDALDALEEIAGAVDEAAHGVEEVARANDEQAASVEEVTSLVESVETSAADVQTRVDDVTESTQRQERTVTELATQVEDLTRS; via the coding sequence ATGTCACTATTTGATAGTGTTGGACAGTTGCTCGCTGCAACGCCAGCGGCGGACGACGACGCGTCGAGACCGAGTAGCCATCAGACCGCGCCGCCGAGTGACACCACCGACTCGCCGACCACAGATGGTCCAACTGCAGCAGGAGGCGGGGCCGGACCCTCGGAGTTCCTCGGCGACGAACTCCTCGCCGACGCGGTTCCGCTCGCCGTCTTCGTCCTGGACACCGAACGCGAGGTCCAGTGTTGGAACCGTGCCGCCGAGGAACTCACGGGGACGCCACGGGAGGAGGTGGTGGGGACCCGCGAAGTGAGCGTCGCCTTCTATCAGGACGGGCGACGGGCAAAGACGCTCGCAGACAAGGTCGTCGAAGCACCCGAGACCGCGGACACCGCCTTCGGCGTCAACCGCTCGACCGACGTCGGCTACACCCGATACGAGGACACGAGCACGATGCTCGACGCCAAAGGCGAGGAAATCGAGATCTGGTTCACGGCGACGCCGGTCTACCGCGACGACGAGTTCGTCGGCGTGGTCGAGATGGTCCAAGACCGGAGCGACGTGGTCAGAAAACAGCGGGCGGTCGAGTCGCTCGTCAGCGAGGTGAACGCGACGTTGGCAGCCATCGGTGACGGCGACCTCGACGCGCGTGCGTCCTACGATGGCGAGGACGTCTTGGAGCCGGAGCTGCTCGCGGTCGTCGACCAGACGAACGAGATGGCCGAGAGCCTCCAGACAGTGGTCACGCAGGTCCGCCAGCAGACCCGACAGCTCGTCTCGGAGATCGAGGAGACGGCCACGACCGCGACCGAGATCAAGTCGACCGCCGTCGACCAACACAGCGACCTGGGCCGCGTCGTCGACGAGATGGGGACGCTCAGTGCCAACATGGAGGAGGTCGCCGCCAGTGCCCAACAGGTCTCGTCGGCCGCGAACCAGGCTCTCCAGGCGGCCGAGGACGGGCAGGACTCGGGCAAACGGGCCGAGGAGGCGACGACGACGATGATCGAGACGGGCGAACGGCTGGTCGACCGTATCGGAACACTCGAATCGCACGTCGACGAGATCGTCGACGTCGTCGACGTCATCGCGGACGTGGCCGACCAGACGAACCTCCTCGCGCTCAACGCCAACATCGAAGCCGCTCGCGTCGGCGAGTCGGGTGCGGGCTTCGAGGTCGTCGCCGACGAGGTGAAGACGCTCGCCGAGGAGACCCGCGCGCACACCGGAGAGATCGAAGCACAGGTGACGGAGATACAGTCGCAGACCGAGACGACCGTCGACGCCGTCGAGACCTCCAACGACCAGATTCACGAGGCGAGCACGCAGATCTCGGATGCACTCGACGCGCTCGAAGAGATCGCCGGTGCCGTCGACGAGGCGGCCCACGGCGTCGAGGAGGTCGCGCGCGCGAACGACGAGCAGGCGGCGTCGGTCGAAGAGGTCACCTCGCTCGTCGAATCCGTCGAGACCAGCGCGGCCGACGTACAGACGCGGGTCGACGACGTGACCGAGAGCACGCAGCGACAGGAGCGGACGGTCACCGAACTGGCGACGCAGGTCGAAGACCTGACCCGGTCGTAG
- a CDS encoding HalX domain-containing protein: MTEDTTVLIVEDQPDVLALYEQFVGEQYTVRTATTVEAAVDIVDESTDVVLLDRRLPDGDGQRVLERIREQGYGCRVAMVTGVVPDFDIVGMGFDHYVVKPISRDGLLDAVELLLGRTEYGTKLRETASLVSKRALLEAEKSADELAASTEYRRLVDQVDTLQRDIDAISADFTPADFRAMFRDIESAP; the protein is encoded by the coding sequence ATGACAGAAGACACCACCGTCTTAATCGTCGAAGACCAGCCTGATGTCCTGGCTCTCTACGAGCAGTTCGTCGGCGAGCAGTACACTGTGCGAACGGCGACGACCGTCGAAGCGGCGGTCGACATCGTCGACGAGTCGACTGACGTCGTCCTCCTCGACCGGCGGCTTCCCGACGGCGACGGCCAGCGCGTCCTCGAACGGATTCGCGAGCAGGGCTACGGCTGCCGGGTCGCCATGGTGACCGGCGTCGTTCCCGACTTCGACATCGTCGGGATGGGGTTCGACCACTACGTGGTCAAGCCCATCTCGCGTGACGGCCTGCTCGACGCCGTGGAACTGCTCCTCGGCCGGACCGAGTACGGCACCAAGCTCCGCGAGACGGCGTCACTGGTCTCGAAACGCGCGTTGCTCGAAGCCGAGAAGTCAGCGGACGAACTCGCCGCGAGCACCGAATACCGGCGGTTGGTCGACCAGGTCGACACGTTACAGCGCGACATCGACGCCATCTCCGCGGACTTCACGCCCGCAGACTTCCGGGCCATGTTCCGCGACATCGAGAGCGCGCCCTGA